One part of the Oscillatoria sp. FACHB-1406 genome encodes these proteins:
- a CDS encoding glycosyltransferase family 4 protein, whose protein sequence is MKLLFLSTPVAPLGSGIGGGVELTLKNLALEMLKRGHQVLVLAPQDSKLEGISLVEVEGEIQIAAQTLTRDTPVVLPDNSALANLWDYARAVEQDWDLIVNFAFDWLPFYLTPFFHIPIAHFISMGSMTEALDRIMNRVARDFPHTIGVYTRTQAETFPFCQQCRILGSGIDLSLYQFQARPQNSLAWLGRIAPEKALEDAVRAAQITGIPLKIFGKIQDEEYWQQICRDYADAPMEYRGFLGTEELQAQLRDCRALLMTPRWVEAFGNVAIEALACGVPIIAYRRGGPAEIVREGKTGFLVEPDSVEGLIEGIARIDEIDRSVCRQQAEHDYGLGVWGDRFEAWFRDILKSG, encoded by the coding sequence GTGAAACTTCTCTTTTTATCGACTCCCGTAGCACCGTTAGGCTCTGGAATTGGCGGCGGTGTCGAACTAACACTGAAAAATTTAGCCCTAGAAATGCTGAAACGCGGTCATCAAGTTTTGGTGCTTGCCCCTCAAGATTCTAAGCTCGAGGGGATTTCTCTTGTTGAAGTTGAGGGAGAGATTCAAATTGCCGCTCAAACTTTAACTCGCGATACGCCGGTCGTTCTGCCCGACAATTCTGCTTTAGCGAATCTGTGGGATTACGCGCGCGCCGTCGAACAAGATTGGGACTTAATTGTTAATTTTGCTTTCGATTGGCTGCCCTTTTATTTAACCCCTTTTTTCCACATTCCTATTGCCCATTTTATTAGTATGGGGTCGATGACGGAAGCCCTCGATCGCATCATGAATCGCGTCGCCCGAGATTTTCCTCACACCATCGGCGTGTATACTCGTACTCAAGCAGAAACTTTCCCGTTTTGCCAACAGTGTCGCATCCTTGGGAGCGGGATCGATCTATCGCTCTACCAATTTCAGGCAAGACCTCAAAATTCGTTAGCTTGGCTGGGAAGAATTGCCCCAGAAAAAGCACTCGAAGATGCCGTGCGAGCCGCACAAATAACGGGCATTCCTTTAAAGATTTTTGGCAAAATTCAGGATGAGGAGTATTGGCAGCAAATTTGTCGCGATTATGCCGACGCGCCGATGGAATATCGGGGTTTTTTAGGAACTGAGGAATTACAGGCACAACTGCGCGATTGTCGCGCTCTGTTGATGACTCCTCGCTGGGTGGAAGCGTTTGGTAATGTAGCAATTGAGGCGTTAGCTTGCGGCGTTCCTATTATTGCTTATCGGCGCGGCGGTCCAGCAGAAATCGTGCGCGAGGGTAAAACGGGTTTTTTAGTGGAACCGGATAGCGTAGAAGGATTAATTGAAGGGATTGCTCGCATTGATGAGATCGATCGCTCGGTTTGTCGCCAGCAAGCCGAGCATGACTATGGTTTGGGGGTTTGGGGCGATCGCTTTGAGGCTTGGTTTCGGGATATTTTGAAATCGGGTTAA
- a CDS encoding GHMP kinase, translating into MQLFVPGRLCLFGEHSDWAGGYRRINPELGKGYALISGIDRGLYATVRPHPTHFTVRATGNRGESLGALQLPMTADSLLAEARSGGFFSYAAGVAYQILQRYRVGGIDLNNNRSTLPIQKGLSSSAALCVLVARAFNRTYNLQLSVREEMELAYLGERTTPSQCGRMDQACAYGQRPVMMIFEGEATEIVELSLSQPLDLVLVDLGGVKNTQEILAALNQAYPIARNRRQKDVQYYLGEVSAEITQAAAIALSQGDPQRLGQLMRQAQAAFDRYLIPACPSQLTAPLLHTLLEHPPLQPYIWGGKGVGSQGDGTAQLLVKERTARQEAIAVIERDFPQMHALGLVLAPPT; encoded by the coding sequence ATGCAACTTTTTGTCCCCGGTCGCCTTTGTTTATTTGGCGAACATAGCGATTGGGCGGGGGGATATCGCCGCATCAATCCAGAATTAGGCAAAGGTTACGCCCTAATATCGGGGATCGATCGCGGTTTGTATGCGACCGTCCGACCCCATCCTACGCATTTTACCGTGCGGGCGACGGGGAATCGAGGCGAATCCCTCGGTGCGCTGCAACTGCCGATGACAGCAGACTCTTTACTCGCCGAAGCGCGATCGGGCGGTTTTTTCAGCTATGCTGCGGGGGTAGCCTACCAAATTTTACAGCGCTATCGCGTTGGCGGAATCGACCTTAATAATAATCGCAGCACTCTTCCCATTCAAAAAGGACTCTCCTCGAGCGCCGCGCTATGCGTTCTCGTCGCTCGCGCCTTCAATCGCACCTACAACCTGCAATTGAGCGTTCGCGAAGAAATGGAGTTAGCGTACCTCGGCGAAAGGACAACTCCCTCGCAATGCGGTCGTATGGACCAAGCGTGCGCCTACGGACAACGCCCCGTAATGATGATTTTTGAGGGAGAAGCGACAGAAATCGTCGAATTAAGCCTTTCGCAACCCTTAGATCTCGTCCTGGTTGACCTTGGAGGCGTTAAAAATACCCAGGAAATTCTAGCAGCACTCAATCAAGCCTATCCCATCGCGCGCAATCGCCGACAAAAGGACGTACAGTATTATCTGGGAGAAGTAAGTGCAGAGATAACTCAAGCGGCTGCGATCGCATTGAGCCAGGGAGATCCCCAGCGCTTGGGGCAGTTAATGCGGCAAGCACAAGCCGCTTTTGACCGCTATCTCATCCCCGCTTGTCCCTCGCAACTCACCGCACCACTTCTCCATACCCTCCTCGAACATCCTCCCCTACAACCCTATATTTGGGGAGGTAAAGGAGTCGGTTCCCAGGGCGATGGAACGGCGCAATTGCTCGTCAAGGAGCGAACGGCTCGGCAAGA